The following proteins are encoded in a genomic region of Musa acuminata AAA Group cultivar baxijiao chromosome BXJ2-11, Cavendish_Baxijiao_AAA, whole genome shotgun sequence:
- the LOC135627271 gene encoding subtilisin-like protease 4 produces the protein MSVMPGFVRAYPDRMYRLQTTHTPAFLGLLMHQGLWNASNYGKGIIIGVLDTGVFPDHPSFSGLGMPPPPAKWRGRCDFNASSCNNKLIGARSFISGAMAMKGEAVASDSPIDDDGHGTHTTSTAAGAAVPGADVLGNAKGMAIGMAPLAHVAMYKVCGEIDCASSDILAGMDAAVADGVDVLSLSLGGPSLPFDEDTIAVGAFGAIEKGVFVSCAAGNSGPVSSTLSNEAPWILTVAASTMDRNIRVTVMLGNGLSFDGESLFQPNSFPPALYPLVYAGANGSPATALCANGSFDGFDVKGKIVLCDRGGGIARLEKGATVLSAGGIGMILANQATDGYSTLADAHVLPASHVGFAAGDQIKAYINSSSNPTAAFLFKGTILGTSPAPAITSFSSRGPSLASPGILKPDITGPGVSVLAAWPFRVGPPSNYTGTTFNVISGTSMSTPHLSGIAALIKSARPDWSPAAIKSAIMTTASVVDHSGKPIVNEQLLPANLFAIGAGHVNPVKAGNPGLVYDLSADDYIAYLCGLGYANKQVSVIARRTIDCSAVSSIPEKDLNYPSISVTLGGNTTYAVVERRVKNVGNAASTYWAEVGAPYGTYVRVHPPVLSFNYVNQEKRFFVAFKMVGGGGGSQGYLKWVSVNHEVRSPISITYTN, from the coding sequence ATGTCCGTGATGCCCGGCTTCGTCCGTGCCTACCCCGATCGCATGTACCGCCTCCAGACCACCCACACGCCGGCCTTCTTGGGGTTGCTCATGCATCAGGGCTTGTGGAACGCGTCGAACTACGGCAAGGGAATCATCATCGGGGTGCTCGACACCGGCGTCTTCCCTGACCACCCTTCCTTCAGTGGCTTAGGGATGCCACCGCCGCCCGCTAAGTGGAGAGGGCGGTGCGACTTCAATGCGTCCAGCTGCAACAACAAGCTCATCGGAGCAAGATCGTTCATCAGCGGCGCGATGGCCATGAAGGGCGAAGCGGTGGCCTCGGACTCTCCGATCGATGATGATGGCCACGGAACCCACACTACCAGCACCGCCGCGGGAGCGGCCGTGCCGGGGGCGGACGTGCTCGGGAACGCCAAGGGCATGGCCATCGGCATGGCGCCCCTCGCCCACGTCGCCATGTACAAGGTCTGCGGCGAAATTGACTGCGCCAGCAGCGACATATTGGCCGGGATGGACGCCGCGGTAGCCGATGGAGTCGATGTGCTCTCCCTCTCCCTCGGCGGGCCCTCGCTACCATTCGACGAGGACACGATCGCGGTGGGCGCCTTTGGGGCGATCGAGAAGGGAGTGTTCGTAAGCTGCGCGGCAGGCAACTCCGGCCCAGTATCGAGCACGCTGTCAAATGAGGCGCCATGGATCCTCACGGTCGCCGCCAGCACCATGGATAGGAACATAAGGGTGACAGTAATGCTCGGCAATGGGTTATCTTTCGACGGAGAGTCCCTTTTCCAGCCAAACTCGTTTCCCCCGGCTCTCTACCCTTTGGTGTACGCCGGAGCTAACGGCAGTCCGGCCACTGCCCTGTGCGCCAATGGTTCTTTCGACGGCTTCGACGTCAAGGGCAAGATAGTGCTGTGCGACCGTGGCGGAGGTATCGCGAGGCTCGAGAAGGGCGCCACCGTACTGAGTGCAGGCGGCATTGGCATGATCCTGGCGAACCAAGCCACCGACGGGTACAGTACTCTGGCCGACGCTCATGTCCTCCCGGCGTCGCACGTCGGTTTTGCTGCCGGAGATCAGATCAAAGCTTATATCAACTCGTCTTCCAATCCAACGGCGGCCTTCCTTTTCAAGGGCACGATACTCGGCACGTCCCCAGCTCCGGCGATCACGTCCTTCTCTTCGAGAGGCCCCAGCTTAGCTAGCCCTGGGATTCTGAAGCCGGACATCACCGGGCCCGGCGTAAGCGTCTTGGCGGCGTGGCCTTTCCGCGTCGGGCCACCCTCCAACTACACCGGTACCACCTTCAACGTCATATCGGGCACCTCCATGTCCACCCCTCACCTAAGCGGGATTGCCGCTCTCATCAAGAGCGCGCGCCCGGACTGGTCGCCCGCCGCCATCAAGTCCGCGATCATGACGACCGCCAGCGTGGTAGACCACAGCGGGAAGCCGATCGTGAACGAACAACTCCTCCCGGCCAACCTCTTCGCTATCGGTGCCGGCCACGTCAACCCGGTAAAGGCCGGCAACCCCGGCCTGGTGTATGACCTCTCTGCCGACGACTACATCGCCTACCTCTGTGGCCTGGGCTACGCAAACAAGCAAGTCTCGGTGATCGCCAGGAGGACGATTGATTGCTCCGCCGTCAGCAGTATCCCAGAGAAGGACTTGAACTACCCTTCCATCTCGGTGACGCTCGGTGGCAACACGACCTACGCGGTGGTGGAGCGGAGGGTGAAGAACGTGGGCAACGCGGCGTCCACATACTGGGCGGAGGTCGGGGCGCCATATGGGACGTACGTGCGCGTCCACCCGCCCGTGCTGAGCTTCAACTACGTGAACCAAGAGAAGAGATTCTTCGTAGCGTTCAAGATggtgggcggcggcggcgggtcgCAGGGCTACTTGAAGTGGGTTTCGGTCAACCATGAGGTGAGGAGTCCGATCTCCATCACGTATACAAACTAA
- the LOC135626282 gene encoding subtilisin-like protease 4: MALPKPFLALLICLFASLPLSCLHVDGSDELKAFIVHVKRPENLSFSVAEQWTGWYSSLLSLASLEANDTDFARSRVIYSYRHVVTGFSALLSEREVEAMSKLDWFLHAYPSPVYHLMTTHSPKFLGLRQRIGNGVWNATNMGQGVIVGILDTGVTPGHPSFDDYGLPPPPAKWKGRCDLNASACNNKLIGARSFINYDAVRRRPTDTPIDDEGHGTHTASTAAGALVKHADVDGNARGVAAGVAPRAHIAIYKVCSEIGCAGYDILAAMDAAVADGVDVLSLSLGGGSIPFHSDPVALGGFEAINKGIFVSCSAGNSGPDPYTVTNVAPWLLTVGASTMDRSFLGTVKLGDGQEWEGASLNPPRNFDSKMLPLVYVAGDAAASHCLNDSLNGVDVRGKIVLCDRGDNSRLEKAQVVKSAGGAGIILANTPEDAYSTIADPLVLPASNVPYVVGLKIKAYINSASAPAASLVFNGTVMHTPHSPSMASFSSRGPSQITPGILKPDITGPGVNILAAWTVQKFNMISGTSMSCPHLSGIAALIKKAHPDWSPAAIKSAIMTTAYVTDNSRGPILDERHLPADFFAIGAGHVNPRKAIDPGLVYDLTPQDYIPYLCGLYESSLVEVIVGRPVDCSSPNSISEGELNYPSISVTLPANNLTSVRYRRTVTNVGKPTSTYRVKLDLPKEVSARVTPTKLSFNEVNQKRRFLISFRRNGGGSGAVQGQLLWVSGKHVVRSPISIRLE, translated from the coding sequence ATGGCTCTCCCTAAGCCCTTCCTCGCCCTCCTCATTTGCCTCTTTGCTTCCCTCCCCCTCTCCTGCCTCCACGTCGACGGCTCCGACGAGCTCAAAGCCTTCATCGTTCACGTCAAACGCCCGGAGAACCTGAGCTTCTCCGTCGCCGAACAATGGACGGGTTGGTACTCCTCTCTCTTGAGCCTTGCGTCTCTTGAAGCGAACGACACCGACTTCGCACGGTCGCGCGTTATCTACTCCTACCGCCATGTCGTCACCGGCTTCTCTGCCTTGCTCAGTGAGAGGGAGGTGGAGGCCATGTCGAAGTTGGACTGGTTCCTGCACGCCTACCCCAGCCCCGTTTACCACCTCATGACCACCCACTCGCCAAAGTTTCTGGGGCTGAGGCAGAGGATCGGCAACGGCGTTTGGAACGCGACCAATATGGGCCAAGGGGTCATCGTCGGCATCTTAGACACTGGCGTCACACCAGGGCATCCATCCTTCGATGACTATGGCTTGCCGCCGCCGCCGGCCAAGTGGAAGGGGAGATGCGACTTGAACGCGTCTGCGTGCAACAATAAGCTCATCGGTGCAAGGTCCTTCATCAACTACGACGCCGTCAGGCGTCGGCCCACCGACACGCCGATCGACGACGAGGGGCATGGCACTCACACCGCGAGCACTGCCGCCGGGGCCTTGGTAAAGCATGCCGACGTAGACGGGAATGCGAGGGGCGTGGCTGCCGGGGTGGCGCCGCGCGCCCACATCGCCATTTACAAGGTGTGCTCTGAGATAGGATGCGCGGGTTACGACATCTTGGCTGCCATGGATGCCGCGGTGGCCGATGGGGTGGATGTGCTCTCCCTCTCGCTCGGCGGTGGATCTATTCCTTTCCACTCTGACCCAGTCGCGCTGGGCGGCTTCGAAGCCATCAACAAAGGAATCTTCGTCAGCTGCTCGGCCGGCAATTCGGGACCGGATCCTTACACCGTGACCAATGTCGCGCCGTGGCTGCTCACGGTAGGCGCAAGCACCATGGAccgatccttcttaggcactgtcAAGCTCGGCGACGGACAGGAATGGGAGGGCGCGTCACTGAACCCGCCGCGTAACTTCGACTCCAAAATGCTGCCTCTCGTGTACGTCGCCGGTGATGCGGCCGCCTCCCACTGCCTCAACGACTCCTTGAATGGTGTGGACGTCCGCGGAAAGATAGTGCTGTGCGACCGCGGCGACAATTCGAGGCTCGAGAAGGCTCAAGTCGTCAAAAGCGCCGGCGGCGCCGGCATAATCCTTGCCAACACTCCCGAGGACGCCTACAGCACCATCGCCGATCCACTAGTGCTTCCGGCTTCGAACGTCCCCTACGTTGTCGGACTCAAGATCAAGGCCTACATCAACTCCGCCTCTGCCCCCGCGGCGTCGTTGGTATTCAACGGCACCGTCATGCACACACCCCACTCGCCGTCGATGGCCTCGTTCTCTTCCCGCGGGCCCAGCCAAATCACGCCGGGGATCTTGAAGCCGGACATCACGGGGCCGGGCGTGAACATCCTCGCTGCGTGGACCGTCCAGAAGTTCAACATGATCTCCGGCACCTCCATGTCCTGCCCTCACCTCTCCGGCATCGCCGCCCTGATCAAGAAAGCGCACCCCGATTGGTCGCCGGCCGCGATCAAATCCGCCATCATGACGACGGCGTACGTGACGGACAACAGCCGAGGGCCGATCCTCGACGAGAGACACCTCCCGGCCGACTTCTTCGCGATAGGAGCGGGACACGTGAACCCTCGGAAGGCCATCGACCCCGGTCTCGTCTACGACCTCACACCCCAAGACTATATCCCTTATCTCTGCGGCCTCTACGAAAGCTCTCTTGTCGAAGTTATTGTTGGCCGACCGGTCGATTGCTCGTCTCCAAACAGCATCAGCGAAGGAGAACTGAACTATCCTTCCATATCGGTCACTCTGCCGGCGAACAATCTGACGTCGGTCCGCTACAGACGGACAGTGACCAACGTCGGCAAGCCCACGTCGACGTACCGGGTGAAGCTTGACTTGCCGAAAGAGGTGTCGGCCAGGGTGACGCCAACAAAGCTCTCGTTCAACGAGGTGAACCAGAAGCGACGCTTCCTCATCAGCTTCAGGAGGAACGGAGGTGGATCAGGTGCAGTGCAAGGGCAACTGCTGTGGGTGTCAGGGAAGCACGTCGTCAGGAGCCCGATCTCCATCAGGTTGGAGTAA
- the LOC135626283 gene encoding subtilisin-like protease: MALPKPFLPLLLCLCASFLISCLHVYGSDELTVYIVHVKRSEDVTFSAAEQWSDWYCSLLNSASEAFELAPEEDAANVADSRIVYSYRNVITGFCARLGQREVEAMSKLDWFLHAYPSPVYRPLTTHTPEFLGLSQPSHSVWNATNMGEGIIIGILDTGITPGHPSFDDDGMPPPPAKWKGRCDLNASACNNKLIGARSFINYDKVTRRSTVTPVDDEGHGTHTASTAAGKFVTNASAYGNARVVTASGMAPRAHIAVYKVCNEDTCHGYDILAAMDAAVEDGVDVISLSLGGPSAAFHSNPVAQGGFKAINKGVFVSCSAGNTGPNRGTVTNDAPWLLTVGASTTDRSFLSTVKLGDGQELDGESLSQPRDFESKMLPLVYPGHATGNENSSFCLSGSLDGVDVHGKIVVCDDGGNGRAEKDDVVKSAGGSGMIIVNNPDFAYSTLVEPHVLRTSNVPYADGLKIKAYINTTSAPTATIIFKGTVMHTPHSPAMASFSSRGPSQITPGILKPDITGPGVNILAAWTSAFEVFSGTSMSCPHLSGIAALIKKAHPDWSSAAIKSAIMTTAYATDNSRGPILDERHLPADLFAVGAGHVDPPKAMDPGLVYDLTPQDYIPYLCGLYANYHVRAIVGGPVNCSSVKSISEAELNYPSISVKLPANHSTPVSYTRTVTNVGEPRSTYRAMVDVPEGASARVDPTTLSFEKVDEKKSFSITFRRTGGRQGAVEGQLRWVSTKHVVRSPISIILE, encoded by the coding sequence ATGGCTCTCCCTAAGcccttcctccccctcctcctgtgCCTCTGTGCCTCCTTCCTCATCTCCTGCCTTCATGTCTACGGCTCCGACGAGCTGACGGTCTACATTGTTCACGTCAAACGCTCCGAGGACGTGACCTTCTCAGCCGCCGAACAATGGTCCGATTGGTACTGCTCCCTCCTAAACAGTGCAAGTGAAGCTTTCGAACTTGCGCCTGAAGAAGATGCCGCCAACGTCGCAGACTCGCGCATTGTCTACTCCTACCGCAACGTCATTACCGGCTTCTGTGCGCGGCTCGGGCAGAGGGAGGTGGAGGCCATGTCGAAGTTGGACTGGTTCCTGCATGCCTATCCCAGCCCCGTTTACCGCCCCCTCACCACCCACACGCCCGAGTTCCTGGGGTTGAGCCAACCGAGCCACAGCGTGTGGAACGCCACCAACATGGGCGAAGGGATCATCATCGGTATCCTGGACACCGGCATCACCCCGGGGCATCCTTCTTTCGACGACGACGGCATGCCGCCGCCGCCGGCAAAGTGGAAGGGCCGCTGCGACTTGAACGCGTCGGCGTGCAACAACAAGCTCATCGGTGCGAGGTCCTTCATCAATTACGACAAGGTCACGCGTCGGTCGACGGTCACTCCGGTCGATGATGAGGGGCACGGCACCCACACCGCGAGCACGGCCGCCGGGAAGTTCGTGACGAATGCTAGCGCATATGGGAACGCCAGGGTGGTCACGGCATCGGGGATGGCGCCGCGCGCTCACATCGCCGTCTACAAGGTGTGTAACGAAGATACGTGCCACGGTTATGACATATTGGCTGCCATGGACGCCGCGGTGGAAGACGGCGTCGATGTGATCTCCCTCTCTCTTGGCGGACCCTCTGCTGCTTTCCACTCCAACCCGGTCGCGCAGGGTGGCTTCAAGGCCATCAACAAAGGAGTCTTCGTCAGCTGCTCGGCAGGTAATACCGGGCCAAATCGTGGCACCGTGACCAACGACGCGCCGTGGCTGCTCACGGTAGGCGCAAGCACCACGGACCGGTCCTTCTTGTCCACCGTCAAGCTCGGCGACGGACAAGAGTTGGACGGCGAGTCATTGTCCCAGCCGCGTGACTTCGAGTCCAAAATGCTGCCTCTCGTGTATCCCGGCCACGCCACTGGTAACGAAAACTCTTCCTTCTGCCTCAGTGGCTCCTTGGATGGCGTCGACGTCCACGGCAAAATAGTGGTGTGCGACGACGGCGGCAATGGGAGAGCCGAAAAGGATGACGTCGTCAAGAGCGCCGGCGGCTCAGGAATGATCATCGTCAACAACCCTGACTTCGCCTACAGCACTCTCGTTGAACCCCATGTCCTCCGGACGTCGAACGTTCCCTACGCTGACGGACTCAAGATCAAGGCCTACATCAACACCACCTCTGCTCCTACCGCAACCATCATCTTCAAGGGCACCGTCATGCACACGCCCCACTCACCGGCGATGGCCTCGTTCTCCTCCAGAGGACCCAGCCAAATTACACCAGGGATCCTGAAGCCAGATATCACCGGACCCGGCGTGAACATCCTGGCAGCGTGGACCAGCGCGTTCGAGGTGTTCTCCGGCACCTCCATGTCCTGTCCTCACCTCTCCGGCATCGCCGCGTTGATCAAGAAAGCGCACCCCGATTGGTCGTCCGCCGCGATCAAATCAGCGATCATGACGACAGCGTACGCGACCGACAACAGCAGAGGGCCAATCCTCGACGAGAGACACCTCCCGGCCGACTTGTTCGCGGTAGGAGCCGGTCACGTGGACCCGCCGAAGGCCATGGACCCCGGACTCGTCTACGACCTCACGCCCCAGGACTACATTCCTTACCTCTGCGGCCTCTACGCCAACTACCATGTCCGAGCTATAGTTGGCGGACCAGTGAATTGCTCCTCCGTGAAGAGCATCAGCGAAGCAGAGCTGAACTATCCTTCCATATCGGTCAAGCTGCCGGCTAACCATTCGACGCCGGTCAGCTACACGCGGACAGTGACCAACGTCGGGGAGCCAAGGTCGACGTACCGGGCGATGGTTGACGTGCCGGAGGGAGCATCTGCGCGTGTAGATCCGACGACGCTGTCGTTCGAGAAGGTGGACGAGAAGAAGAGCTTCAGCATCACCTTCCGGAGAACGGGAGGTCGGCAGGGCGCAGTCGAGGGGCAATTGAGGTGGGTGTCGACGAAGCATGTGGTGAGGAGTCCAATCTCCATAATATTGGAGTAG
- the LOC135627383 gene encoding subtilisin-like protease 4 — MFLGLRYGGHSVWNATNMGEGIIIGVLDSGVTPGHRSYDDHGMPPAPAKWKGRCDLNATVCNNKLIGARSFIKYNNVTRRSTDEPIDYDGHGTHTSTTAAGAFVKGANANGSAKGVASGMAPRAHIAAYKVCYGNQCLGHDILAGMDAAVDDGVDVLSLSLGGDSEPFHSNPIAQGGFNAINRGVFVSCSAGNSGPGHNTLSNDAPWLLTVGASTMDRSLLATVKLGDGQEFDGETMYQPHDFGSKMLPLMYPNGNEQSSLCVSGSLDRFDVRGKIVLCDRGRNSRIEKGQVVQFGGGAGMILANAPVDGYTTVADPHVLPASNVPHAYGLKIKSYINSTSSPTATIIFKGTAVNTPHSPAMASFSSRGPSQITPGILKPDITGPGVSVLAAWKDQKFNMNSGTSMSCPHLSGIAALIKKAHPDWSPAAIKSAIMTTAYVTDNSRGPILDERHLPADFFAIGAGHVNPPNAIDPGLVYDLTPQDYIPYLCGLYDSTYVQVIVRKHVDCSSVKSISEGELNYPSISVTLPANSSTSISYTRTVTNVGEPKSTYTVKLDVPKEVSAGVTPTTLSFNEVNQKQSFSISFRRNGGGSGAVQGQLLWVSGKHVVRSPISIKLE; from the coding sequence ATGTTCCTGGGGCTGAGGTACGGCGGCCACAGCGTGTGGAACGCCACCAACATGGGCGAAGGCATCATCATCGGCGTCCTCGACAGCGGCGTCACCCCCGGGCACCGTTCCTACGATGACCACGGTATGCCGCCGGCGCCGGCCAAGTGGAAGGGGCGCTGCGACTTGAACGCGACGGTGTGCAACAACAAGCTCATCGGCGCAAGGTCCTTCATCAAATACAACAACGTCACGCGCCGGTCGACCGACGAGCCGATCGATTATGATGGGCACGGCACTCACACGTCGACCACCGCTGCCGGGGCGTTCGTGAAGGGTGCCAACGCCAACGGGAGCGCCAAGGGCGTCGCGTCCGGGATGGCGCCGCGCGCTCACATCGCCGCCTACAAGGTGTGCTACGGGAACCAATGCCTGGGTCATGACATCTTGGCTGGCATGGACGCCGCTGTCGACGACGGGGTCGATGTGCTCTCCCTCTCGCTCGGCGGAGACTCTGAACCTTTCCACTCCAACCCCATCGCGCAGGGCGGCTTCAACGCCATCAACAGAGGAGTCTTCGTCAGCTGCTCGGCCGGAAATTCCGGACCGGGCCACAACACCCTGTCGAACGATGCGCCGTGGTTGCTCACGGTGGGCGCAAGCACCATGGACCGCTCCCTCTTGGCCACGGTGAAGCTCGGGGACGGACAAGAGTTCGATGGCGAGACAATGTATCAGCCGCACGATTTCGGGTCCAAAATGCTGCCGCTGATGTACCCAAATGGGAATGAGCAGTCCTCCCTCTGCGTCAGCGGCTCTTTGGATAGATTCGACGTACGTGGAAAGATTGTGTTGTGCGACCGCGGCCGAAACAGTAGAATCGAAAAGGGTCAAGTCGTCCAGTTCGGCGGCGGCGCCGGGATGATACTTGCGAATGCACCGGTGGACGGGTACACCACCGTTGCCGACCCCCATGTGCTCCCTGCATCAAACGTTCCCCATGCTTACGGACTCAAGATCAAGTCCTACATCAACTCGACTTCTTCTCCCACGGCAACGATCATCTTCAAGGGCACCGCCGTGAACACGCCCCACTCGCCGGCGATGGCCTCGTTCTCCTCCCGCGGACCCAGCCAAATCACGCCGGGGATCCTGAAGCCGGACATCACGGGGCCGGGCGTGAGCGTCCTCGCCGCGTGGAAGGACCAGAAGTTCAACATGAACTCCGGCACCTCCATGTCCTGCCCTCACCTCTCCGGCATCGCCGCCCTGATCAAGAAAGCGCACCCCGATTGGTCGCCGGCCGCGATCAAATCCGCGATAATGACGACGGCATACGTGACGGACAACAGCCGAGGGCCGATCCTGGACGAGAGACACCTCCCGGCCGACTTCTTCGCGATAGGAGCGGGACACGTGAACCCTCCGAATGCCATCGACCCCGGTCTCGTCTACGACCTCACACCCCAAGACTACATCCCTTATCTCTGCGGCCTCTACGACAGCACTTATGTTCAAGTGATAGTTCGTAAGCACGTCGATTGCTCGTCTGTGAAGAGCATCAGCGAAGGAGAGCTCAACTATCCTTCCATATCGGTCACTCTGCCGGCCAACAGTTCGACGTCGATCAGCTACACACGGACGGTGACCAACGTCGGGGAGCCCAAGTCGACGTACACGGTGAAGCTTGACGTGCCGAAGGAGGTATCGGCGGGCGTGACGCCAACAACGCTCTCGTTCAACGAGGTGAACCAGAAGCAAAGCTTCAGCATCAGCTTCAGGAGGAACGGAGGTGGGTCGGGCGCAGTGCAGGGGCAGCTGCTGTGGGTGTCAGGGAAACACGTAGTCAGGAGCCCGATCTCCATCAAGCTGGAGTAA